In Bernardetia litoralis DSM 6794, the genomic window TCTTTTCTTCTCTTCGAACCTAGAAGATACTAAAGGTGGAATGGATTTGTATGTATCTACTCGTGAGAGTTTAGATGGTGAATTTGGCGAGCCTACAAATTTAGGTGATGTAAACACTGCTGACTACCAAGGTTTCCCAACTGTTTCGGCAGATGGAAATCGTCTTTATTATATGCAACGTGCTGAAGGTGCAGAAAATACAGAAGAAGGTTCTGAAGCTGGTACTGAAGAAGCTGAATCTAAAAAATCTAAGAAAGAAAAAGTGTGGTGTTATACTGCAATGGTTTCTAGTCGTTCTGCTGATGATGTTTGGTCTACAGGTGTAGAGGTAGAAGGTGTTATGAACGAAGATTGTAGTAAAGCATTTCGTATCATGGCTGATGGTGAAACAATGTTTTATACTTCGATGAGAGAAGGTGCTAAAATGCAAGGTCATACAAAAGGTATCCGTGCTGATGCTAAAGATTTTGACTTATTCATGTCACGCATGGAAGGAGAATCTTGGGGTGAGCCAATGGCTGCTGATTTTGCAAATCATCTTTCTGCTGAAGGGTATGTAAGTATGGCACCAGATGATGGAGCGCATACAGTTATGTATTTTGATGCTGATATGAATGCTTCTCATGAGATTTTTTGGACATTAGTTCCTCCAGGGTTTTCTCCTCGTAAAGTAATGACTGCTCGTGGTAATGTAGAAGATTCTATTACAGGAGAGCCTGTTTATACTATCATGAAGTTCGAGAACCAAACTCGTCCTTCTCTTAGCTATGACCGTTATGACGACAAAGAAACTGGTAAATTCTCTACTGTAATTACAGAAGGAAATGTATATAAAGTAAGTATCGAACACGAAGATTACTTACCATATACATTTATGTGGGATTTCACAAATGCAGAAGAAATCACTAATCTTTATCAGCGTGTACGTTTAGTACCTAAAGGTGTTGAAGTTACTGTAACTCTTCTTGATGCTATTGATGAGCAACCTGTAGATGCAAAACTTACAATTAAAGCTGCTGATGATACAAGTATTGGCGAAATTGAAAAAACAGGAACTGGTAAATATGAAGCTCGTCTTGATCCAGGTCAAGTTTATACGCTTACTGGTGAAGCAACAGGAAATTATATGGAAGAAGTGGATACATTAGACCTTACTCAAGCGCAGTTTGGTGATAAAGTAAACAAAATTCTTTATATGCTTGATGCTACTAAAATCAAGTTTGATAATATCAACTTTAGAACTGCTCGTTGGGATTTGAATGGAGAAGCAACTGCAGAATTGGATAAAGTATATCAGTTCTTAACTGACTATCCTAAAATGAAAATTCGTATTGAAGCTCATACAGATTACCGTGGTGGTGATTCGTACAACCAACGTCTTTCTCAAAATCGTG contains:
- a CDS encoding OmpA family protein, giving the protein MKKGIRNLSLLLMFLLAGTFANAQDDATATAESDDKTKDGATSIYEQWHDPQRFRLPPAVNQLLTDEVSPAISRDGKTLIFQSNRGKTWKGYSLYMTTRDDNGKWTKPTALESINSKAGDSTVIAGPFLSYDGKSLFFSSNLEDTKGGMDLYVSTRESLDGEFGEPTNLGDVNTADYQGFPTVSADGNRLYYMQRAEGAENTEEGSEAGTEEAESKKSKKEKVWCYTAMVSSRSADDVWSTGVEVEGVMNEDCSKAFRIMADGETMFYTSMREGAKMQGHTKGIRADAKDFDLFMSRMEGESWGEPMAADFANHLSAEGYVSMAPDDGAHTVMYFDADMNASHEIFWTLVPPGFSPRKVMTARGNVEDSITGEPVYTIMKFENQTRPSLSYDRYDDKETGKFSTVITEGNVYKVSIEHEDYLPYTFMWDFTNAEEITNLYQRVRLVPKGVEVTVTLLDAIDEQPVDAKLTIKAADDTSIGEIEKTGTGKYEARLDPGQVYTLTGEATGNYMEEVDTLDLTQAQFGDKVNKILYMLDATKIKFDNINFRTARWDLNGEATAELDKVYQFLTDYPKMKIRIEAHTDYRGGDSYNQRLSQNRAKSALDYLVSKGIPATRLESEGYGEAQPTVPNEVDGRANQANMAINRRVEFKLVR